One genomic region from Ornithinimicrobium flavum encodes:
- a CDS encoding MMPL family transporter, whose amino-acid sequence MIPAEDGTAAISVLDVEAATSVDARDVVAELRTALADAVPDGVTAEVTGPAAIQADLASVFDGANFTLLAVTASVVAVLLIVTYRSPVLWIVPLAVVGVADQLATTTATHVLRATGVPWDDSTIGILSVLVFGAGTNYALLLISRYRDELRRTESRHEAMAVALSRASEAIVASAGTVVVGVLSLLLSVFPATRGLGLASAVGILVAMVAVLVVLPAALVVFGRWIFWPKVPRVGQDQLVDARSLWRRIGDAVARRPFAFAGGALVVLLLMASGITQIRSGLSLEDQFLETPQSITSAQRLGESFPAGAADPLVVVTRTDDQGAVDEIAEVIADVEGVSEATPLPPEVGIGQVQVVLDAEPGSAQSQEVVAQIRDAVGDTPDTHVTGGDASTQDGNDGALRDRLVVMPVILLAVLLALMGLLRSVVAPIILLSTVVVTFAASLGISWFIFTGILGFSAIDVTMPLLAFVFLVALGIDYNIFLITRTLEEAKVHGTRDGVLRALGATGGVITSAGILLAAVFAVLGVLPLVVLAQIGVVICIGVLLDTLVVRTVVVPAIVRVLGESFWWPRRVGPGATPRHAEERARVTT is encoded by the coding sequence GTGATCCCCGCCGAGGACGGCACCGCCGCGATCAGCGTCCTCGACGTCGAGGCAGCCACCTCCGTGGACGCCCGCGACGTGGTGGCCGAGCTGCGCACGGCCCTCGCCGACGCGGTGCCCGACGGGGTGACCGCCGAGGTCACGGGCCCGGCGGCCATCCAGGCCGACCTCGCCTCCGTCTTCGACGGCGCGAACTTCACGCTGCTCGCGGTCACCGCCTCCGTGGTGGCGGTGCTGCTCATCGTCACCTACCGCAGCCCCGTCCTGTGGATCGTCCCGCTCGCCGTCGTCGGCGTCGCCGACCAGCTCGCCACGACCACCGCCACCCACGTGCTCAGGGCCACCGGCGTCCCGTGGGACGACTCGACGATCGGCATCCTGTCGGTCCTGGTCTTCGGTGCGGGGACCAACTACGCCCTGCTGCTCATCAGCCGCTACCGCGACGAGCTGCGCCGCACCGAGAGCCGTCACGAGGCGATGGCCGTCGCGCTGAGCCGGGCCTCCGAGGCCATCGTCGCCAGCGCGGGCACGGTCGTGGTCGGTGTGCTCTCGCTCCTGCTCTCGGTCTTCCCCGCCACCCGCGGCCTCGGGCTCGCGTCCGCCGTGGGGATCCTCGTGGCGATGGTCGCGGTGCTCGTCGTCCTGCCCGCCGCGCTGGTGGTCTTCGGCCGGTGGATCTTCTGGCCCAAGGTGCCCCGCGTCGGTCAGGACCAGCTCGTCGACGCGCGCTCGCTGTGGCGCCGGATCGGTGACGCCGTGGCGCGTCGGCCCTTCGCCTTCGCCGGCGGGGCGCTCGTCGTCCTGCTGCTCATGGCCTCCGGGATCACCCAGATCAGGAGCGGGCTGTCGCTGGAGGACCAGTTCCTGGAGACCCCGCAGTCCATCACCTCGGCCCAGCGGCTCGGCGAGTCCTTCCCGGCCGGCGCGGCCGACCCCCTCGTGGTCGTCACCCGCACCGACGACCAGGGTGCGGTCGACGAGATCGCCGAGGTCATCGCCGACGTTGAGGGCGTCAGCGAGGCCACCCCGCTCCCGCCGGAGGTCGGCATCGGGCAGGTCCAGGTCGTCCTGGACGCCGAGCCGGGGTCGGCGCAGTCCCAGGAGGTCGTGGCCCAGATCCGGGACGCCGTCGGCGACACCCCGGACACCCACGTCACCGGGGGCGACGCGAGCACCCAGGACGGGAACGACGGGGCCCTGCGCGACCGGCTGGTCGTCATGCCGGTCATCCTGCTGGCCGTGCTGCTGGCCCTCATGGGTCTGCTGCGCTCGGTCGTGGCGCCGATCATCCTGCTGAGCACCGTGGTCGTGACCTTCGCCGCCTCGCTCGGGATCTCGTGGTTCATCTTCACCGGCATCCTCGGCTTCAGCGCCATCGACGTCACGATGCCGCTGCTGGCCTTCGTCTTCCTGGTGGCCCTGGGCATCGACTACAACATCTTCCTCATCACCCGCACCCTGGAGGAGGCCAAGGTCCACGGGACCCGCGACGGCGTCCTGCGGGCGCTGGGCGCGACCGGTGGCGTCATCACCAGCGCGGGCATCCTGCTGGCCGCGGTCTTCGCCGTCCTGGGCGTCCTGCCGCTCGTGGTCCTGGCCCAGATCGGCGTCGTCATCTGCATCGGTGTCCTGCTGGACACCCTGGTGGTGCGGACCGTCGTGGTGCCGGCCATCGTCCGGGTGCTCGGGGAGAGCTTCTGGTGGCCGCGCAGGGTCGGGCCGGGGGCGACCCCGCGGCACGCCGAGGAGCGGGCCCGCGTCACGACTTAG
- the moaA gene encoding GTP 3',8-cyclase MoaA has protein sequence MPTPDPGHGPSRGPLVDRYGRVHRDLRISVTDRCSLRCTYCMPEDGVPWLPRTTMLSTPEIVRLAGVAVELGIEEIRLTGGEPLLRRDLTDVVAGLAALDPAPEISMTTNGIGLSRIAQDLRAAGLTRVNVSIDTLDRETFIALAKRDRLADTLAGIEASAAAGLVPVKLNTVLMRGVNDHEAPDLLGYALDHGYELRFIEQMPLDAQHQWDRTQMITGEEILDRLRTRFELTALPDEARGSAPAELFLVDGGPATVGVIASVTMPFCGTCDRVRLTADGMIRNCLFATGETDLRTPLRDGASDDELAELLRASIGAKLPGHGINEPTFLQPPRPMSRIGG, from the coding sequence ATGCCCACGCCCGACCCCGGCCACGGACCGTCGCGCGGCCCGCTGGTGGACCGCTACGGCCGGGTCCACCGCGACCTGCGCATCTCCGTCACCGACCGGTGCTCCCTGCGGTGCACCTACTGCATGCCGGAGGACGGCGTGCCCTGGCTGCCGCGCACCACGATGCTGAGCACCCCCGAGATCGTGCGGCTGGCCGGCGTGGCGGTGGAGCTGGGTATCGAGGAGATCCGCCTCACCGGGGGTGAGCCGCTGCTGCGCCGCGACCTGACCGACGTGGTCGCCGGGCTCGCCGCCCTCGACCCCGCCCCGGAGATCTCGATGACCACCAACGGCATCGGCCTGTCCCGGATCGCGCAGGACCTGCGGGCCGCCGGGCTGACCCGGGTCAACGTCAGCATCGACACCCTGGACCGCGAGACCTTCATCGCCCTGGCCAAGCGGGACCGCCTCGCGGACACCCTGGCGGGGATCGAGGCGTCCGCCGCCGCGGGGCTGGTGCCGGTCAAGCTCAACACCGTCCTCATGCGGGGGGTCAACGACCACGAGGCACCCGACCTGCTCGGCTATGCCCTGGACCACGGCTACGAGCTGCGGTTCATCGAGCAGATGCCGCTGGACGCGCAGCACCAGTGGGACCGCACGCAGATGATCACCGGCGAGGAGATCCTGGACCGGCTGCGGACCCGGTTCGAGCTGACCGCCCTGCCCGACGAGGCCCGGGGCAGCGCGCCGGCCGAGCTCTTCCTGGTGGACGGGGGGCCGGCCACCGTCGGGGTCATCGCCTCGGTGACGATGCCCTTCTGCGGCACCTGCGACCGGGTGCGGCTCACGGCCGACGGGATGATCCGCAACTGCCTGTTCGCCACCGGCGAGACCGACCTGCGCACCCCGCTGCGCGACGGCGCCTCCGACGACGAGCTGGCCGAGCTGCTCCGCGCCTCGATCGGGGCCAAGCTGCCCGGTCACGGCATCAACGAGCCGACCTTCCTGCAGCCCCCGCGCCCGATGAGCCGGATCGGCGGCTGA
- a CDS encoding NTP transferase domain-containing protein: protein MVEPAVDLLILAGGRGERLGGLDKAALEVGGRRLLDRVLEAVPVLGGRVVVVGDTPVPPGVLRTLEDPPDGGPVAGIDAGLGTLGTAAPWVAVVAVDQPGAAPALAALRAVLPHLPATVDAVSHVDAGGHRQWLLALYRRPALEAALAALGRVRDTSVRRLVADLRWHVVDGGGEHLGDLDTWDDAARWADRIG, encoded by the coding sequence GTGGTCGAGCCGGCGGTCGACCTGCTGATCCTGGCCGGCGGCCGGGGGGAGCGCCTCGGCGGGCTGGACAAGGCGGCGCTGGAGGTCGGGGGCCGCCGGCTGCTGGACCGCGTCCTGGAGGCCGTCCCGGTGCTCGGCGGCCGGGTGGTCGTCGTCGGGGACACCCCGGTCCCGCCGGGCGTCCTCCGCACCCTGGAGGACCCCCCGGACGGCGGGCCGGTCGCCGGGATCGACGCCGGCCTGGGCACGCTGGGCACAGCGGCGCCGTGGGTCGCCGTCGTGGCGGTCGACCAGCCCGGGGCCGCACCGGCGCTGGCGGCGCTCCGGGCGGTGCTGCCTCACCTCCCCGCGACGGTGGACGCCGTCAGCCACGTGGACGCCGGGGGCCACCGCCAGTGGTTGCTGGCGCTCTACCGCCGGCCCGCCCTGGAGGCGGCCCTGGCCGCCCTGGGCCGGGTACGGGACACCTCCGTCCGGCGGCTGGTCGCCGACCTGCGGTGGCACGTCGTCGACGGCGGGGGCGAGCACCTGGGAGACCTGGACACCTGGGACGACGCCGCCCGCTGGGCGGACCGGATCGGGTAA
- a CDS encoding FecCD family ABC transporter permease, producing MTVHDTRSPHPTGAPAAPAAPGPSTQVVTPGTGPDRAEEVRRSRSHARRRGRLVLGGLLVAWVLAMAVRILLGDFTITVPDVWRILLGTGEVAGGAEFILLDSKLPRAVVGTLAGVALGASGATFQLMARNPLASPDVLGLTMGASAAAVLTLVVLGGSGAAVTVAALGGAALVAVALLTLSASRPGAAPTRMILVGIALSAMLTSVVHWVLLHADIYRAHEAMVWLTGSLNGVTWRQIGLLTVVVGLALPLLLATARELHLVELGDDLAAGVGAPPGPVRARALLLVVLLVAATTSVCGPIAFVAFLSGPVARRLLGGRASIAAAALVGAVIVVLADHAGAYGIPEANLPVGVVTGVVGAPFLLWLLTRERASS from the coding sequence ATGACCGTCCACGACACCCGGTCCCCGCACCCGACCGGCGCACCCGCCGCACCCGCCGCGCCCGGCCCCTCGACGCAGGTCGTCACCCCCGGCACCGGGCCCGACCGCGCCGAGGAGGTCCGCCGCTCCCGCTCCCACGCGCGCCGCCGCGGCCGGCTCGTCCTCGGCGGGCTGCTGGTCGCCTGGGTGCTGGCCATGGCCGTGCGCATCCTCCTCGGCGACTTCACCATCACCGTGCCCGACGTCTGGCGGATCCTGCTGGGCACCGGCGAGGTGGCCGGCGGCGCGGAGTTCATCCTCCTGGACTCCAAGCTGCCACGCGCCGTCGTGGGCACGCTGGCCGGCGTGGCGCTGGGCGCGAGCGGCGCCACCTTCCAGCTGATGGCCCGCAACCCGCTGGCCAGCCCAGACGTCCTCGGCCTCACTATGGGCGCGAGCGCCGCCGCCGTCCTCACCCTCGTCGTCCTCGGCGGGTCGGGGGCCGCCGTCACCGTGGCCGCCCTCGGCGGCGCCGCGCTCGTGGCCGTGGCCCTGCTGACGCTGTCGGCCTCCCGCCCGGGGGCCGCGCCGACCCGGATGATCCTCGTCGGCATCGCGCTGTCGGCGATGCTCACCTCGGTCGTGCACTGGGTGCTGCTGCACGCCGACATCTACCGCGCGCACGAGGCGATGGTCTGGCTCACCGGCAGCCTCAACGGCGTCACCTGGCGCCAGATCGGGCTGCTCACGGTCGTCGTCGGGCTGGCCCTCCCGCTGCTGCTCGCCACCGCCCGCGAGCTGCACCTGGTCGAGCTCGGCGACGACCTGGCCGCCGGCGTCGGCGCCCCGCCCGGGCCGGTCCGCGCCCGGGCGCTGCTTCTCGTCGTGCTCCTCGTCGCAGCCACCACGTCGGTGTGCGGGCCGATCGCCTTCGTCGCCTTCCTCTCCGGCCCGGTCGCCCGGCGGCTCCTCGGCGGGCGCGCCTCGATCGCCGCGGCGGCGCTGGTCGGTGCGGTCATCGTCGTGCTGGCCGACCACGCCGGCGCCTACGGCATACCGGAGGCGAACCTGCCCGTCGGCGTCGTCACCGGCGTCGTCGGCGCCCCCTTCCTCCTGTGGCTCCTCACCCGCGAAAGGGCATCCTCATGA
- a CDS encoding FecCD family ABC transporter permease, which translates to MSTPTTSTPPTRGVLVGRRRTWAPLAVGLGAVVLAAAVSVAVGSRTLSPGEVVSGVQAVLGGVTTDPAGAVVAARVDRTIIGLVVGLAVALSGAAMQGLTRNPLADPGILGVNAGAALAVVLGIQLLGVGGGAFVWFALLGGIVAAVVVYAVSAAAPGGPAPLTMALAGAALTAGGVSVTAGLLISDRSALDTFRFWQVGSVAGRPVGLILDVLPLLVVSVVVVALSGPVLNATALGEDLERALGQRVHLSRAVVALGAVGLAACAVALAGPIGFVGLVVPHLVRLVTGPDHRRILLGSAIVGPVLVLLTDTLGRVVMPPSEIQVGIMTAVLGAPGLIWLVRRTAVR; encoded by the coding sequence GTGAGCACGCCCACGACCAGCACGCCGCCGACGCGCGGCGTGCTGGTCGGGCGACGCCGGACCTGGGCGCCGCTGGCCGTCGGGCTCGGTGCCGTCGTGCTGGCCGCCGCCGTCTCGGTGGCGGTCGGCTCACGCACGCTCAGCCCCGGCGAGGTCGTCTCCGGCGTCCAGGCCGTCCTCGGCGGCGTCACCACCGACCCCGCCGGTGCCGTCGTCGCCGCCCGGGTCGACCGGACGATCATCGGCCTGGTCGTCGGGCTCGCCGTCGCGCTGTCCGGGGCGGCCATGCAGGGCCTGACCCGCAACCCGCTCGCCGACCCCGGCATCCTCGGCGTCAACGCCGGCGCCGCGCTCGCCGTCGTGCTGGGCATCCAGCTGCTCGGGGTGGGTGGGGGCGCGTTCGTGTGGTTCGCGCTGCTGGGCGGCATCGTCGCCGCCGTCGTCGTGTATGCCGTCTCCGCCGCCGCACCCGGTGGCCCGGCACCGCTCACCATGGCGTTGGCCGGGGCCGCCCTGACCGCGGGCGGCGTCAGCGTCACCGCGGGGCTGCTCATCAGCGACCGCAGCGCCCTGGACACCTTCCGCTTCTGGCAGGTCGGCAGCGTCGCCGGGCGACCGGTCGGCCTGATCCTCGACGTGCTGCCGCTGCTGGTCGTCTCCGTGGTCGTCGTCGCCCTGTCCGGCCCGGTGCTCAACGCCACCGCCCTGGGCGAGGACCTCGAGCGCGCCCTCGGTCAGCGCGTCCACCTCTCCCGCGCCGTCGTCGCGCTCGGCGCGGTCGGCCTGGCTGCCTGCGCGGTCGCGCTCGCCGGGCCGATCGGCTTCGTCGGGCTGGTCGTGCCGCACCTGGTCCGGCTCGTCACCGGCCCCGACCACCGCCGCATCCTGCTCGGCAGCGCGATCGTCGGGCCGGTGCTCGTGCTGCTCACCGACACCCTCGGCCGCGTCGTGATGCCGCCCTCGGAGATCCAGGTCGGCATCATGACCGCGGTGCTCGGGGCACCCGGCCTCATCTGGCTCGTGCGCAGGACGGCGGTGCGATGA
- a CDS encoding MoaD/ThiS family protein produces the protein MATVRYFAAAAEAAGTTSEQVHADDLGSLLADLRRRHGAELSRVLDRSSVLHEGQYVDDPDRPLAHDAVLDVLPPFAGG, from the coding sequence ATGGCCACGGTGAGATACTTCGCAGCCGCCGCCGAGGCGGCCGGGACCACCAGCGAGCAGGTGCACGCCGACGACCTCGGGTCCCTGCTCGCCGACCTGCGCCGGCGGCACGGCGCCGAGTTGTCGCGGGTCCTGGACCGCAGCTCGGTCCTGCACGAGGGGCAATACGTCGACGACCCGGACCGCCCGCTCGCGCACGACGCGGTGCTCGACGTGCTGCCGCCCTTCGCGGGCGGCTGA
- a CDS encoding MarR family winged helix-turn-helix transcriptional regulator codes for MKDDSTAQHPRANQADGPQSQWVSGWERSPTLEALHRLLDSGRRSGPALARRAGLTHSELAALEHIFDEPVGPSELAQRIGVTSAAATGIVDRLEARGHVERQPHPTDRRRTAVVCTPSGREELLGHLMPMFVELAALDASFSPEEREVVHRFLVAADRAVRRLH; via the coding sequence GTGAAGGACGATAGCACCGCGCAACACCCTCGGGCGAACCAGGCCGACGGCCCGCAGTCCCAGTGGGTGTCGGGCTGGGAGCGCAGCCCCACGCTCGAGGCACTGCACCGGCTGCTGGACTCCGGCCGCCGCTCCGGGCCCGCCCTGGCGCGCCGGGCGGGGCTGACGCACAGCGAGCTGGCGGCGCTCGAGCACATCTTCGACGAGCCCGTCGGGCCCAGCGAGCTGGCCCAGCGCATCGGGGTGACCTCGGCCGCCGCCACCGGCATCGTCGACCGGCTCGAGGCCCGCGGTCACGTCGAGAGGCAGCCACACCCGACCGACCGGCGCCGGACCGCGGTCGTCTGCACCCCGAGCGGCCGGGAGGAGCTCCTCGGTCACCTCATGCCGATGTTCGTCGAGCTCGCGGCGCTGGACGCCAGCTTCTCCCCCGAGGAGCGCGAGGTCGTCCACCGCTTCCTCGTCGCGGCGGACCGGGCCGTCCGCCGGCTGCACTAG
- a CDS encoding cell wall-binding repeat-containing protein, with product MSAARPLSALVLAALAAAGVTTTPAATATTTPAVADGLLRPDTDQVALARGLLQEKRLTEAPGGSPLVERVAGANRYETAAELSRFWDEVVYVEAPWTRRLVVVASGENYADALSGGAHAGALTSPVLLTRKDSLPSATRAALERLQPLTIILLGGPGAVSREVETALQSYLPRGEVVRRFGGPDRYVVSASLASSWGQSDLAFVASGVTWPDGLSGGAAAAWEGAPLLLSKPGDVPSEVMRSLRDDVRPEHIVVLGGAASLDAAVVRELESVAPVTRIAGRNRFETAAALAQASPGHGGATVASGYDWPDALVGAAYAGILGDKLLLVTPTGVPSSTAQTVTGLNLVWITALGGQGSIPEPVLDQLRGLGVEEPPAP from the coding sequence ATGTCTGCTGCCCGCCCGTTGTCCGCCCTCGTCCTCGCCGCCCTCGCCGCCGCGGGCGTGACGACGACCCCGGCCGCCACCGCGACCACCACTCCGGCCGTCGCGGACGGTCTGCTCCGCCCGGACACCGACCAGGTGGCGCTGGCCCGCGGGCTGCTCCAGGAGAAGCGCCTCACGGAGGCCCCCGGCGGCTCGCCGCTGGTCGAGAGGGTCGCCGGGGCGAACCGCTACGAGACCGCTGCCGAGCTGTCCCGCTTCTGGGACGAGGTCGTCTACGTCGAGGCCCCGTGGACGCGGCGGCTGGTCGTCGTGGCGAGCGGCGAGAACTACGCCGACGCCCTCTCGGGCGGCGCGCACGCCGGTGCCCTCACCTCACCGGTGCTGCTGACGCGCAAGGACTCCCTCCCCAGCGCGACGCGGGCGGCCCTGGAGCGGCTGCAGCCCCTCACGATCATCCTGCTCGGCGGCCCCGGCGCCGTGAGCCGGGAGGTGGAGACCGCCCTGCAGTCCTACCTCCCGCGCGGTGAGGTGGTGCGCCGCTTCGGCGGGCCCGACCGGTATGTCGTCTCCGCCAGCCTCGCGAGCTCGTGGGGGCAGAGCGACCTGGCCTTCGTCGCCTCCGGGGTCACCTGGCCGGACGGCCTGTCCGGTGGAGCAGCGGCCGCCTGGGAGGGCGCGCCGCTGCTGCTCAGCAAGCCGGGCGACGTCCCCTCCGAAGTCATGCGGTCCCTGCGGGACGACGTCCGCCCGGAGCACATCGTGGTGCTCGGGGGTGCCGCCAGCCTCGACGCCGCCGTGGTGCGGGAGCTGGAGAGCGTCGCGCCGGTCACCCGCATCGCGGGTCGCAACCGCTTCGAGACCGCTGCCGCGCTCGCCCAGGCGTCCCCCGGCCACGGTGGCGCCACAGTGGCCTCCGGGTACGACTGGCCGGACGCGCTCGTGGGAGCGGCCTACGCCGGCATCCTCGGCGACAAGCTGCTGCTCGTGACCCCCACCGGGGTGCCGTCGAGCACCGCACAGACGGTGACCGGTCTCAACCTCGTGTGGATCACGGCCCTGGGCGGGCAGGGCAGCATCCCCGAGCCGGTCCTCGACCAGCTCCGGGGGCTGGGCGTCGAGGAGCCGCCGGCCCCCTGA
- a CDS encoding ABC transporter ATP-binding protein: MTSSSVLRAERLSLGYGERTIVHDLDLTVPEGKVTAIVGPNGCGKSTLLRGLSRLLRPQDGRVLLGDRDVHRMPTRQVARSMALLPQHPVVPEGITVGELVARGRHPHHGLLRQWTREDDEVVAEALELTATTPLVSREVTELSGGQRQRVWIAMVLAQRTDLLLLDEPTSFLDIAHQVEVLDLVRDLSVDRGTTVVMVLHDLAMAARYADHLVAMRGGQVVAEGDPRSVVTAETVCDVFGITCRVLWQEATGDLSVIPLGRHRPVGHVLGTAGTPRLAPEMVRGAAAGLEVLR; encoded by the coding sequence ATGACCTCCTCCTCCGTGCTCCGGGCCGAGCGGCTCAGCCTCGGCTACGGCGAGCGGACCATCGTGCACGACCTCGACCTGACCGTCCCCGAGGGCAAGGTCACCGCCATCGTGGGCCCCAACGGCTGCGGCAAGTCGACGCTGCTGCGCGGGCTGTCGCGGCTGCTGCGTCCCCAGGACGGCCGGGTGCTGCTCGGTGACCGGGACGTGCACCGGATGCCCACCCGCCAGGTCGCCCGGTCGATGGCCCTGCTCCCGCAGCACCCGGTCGTGCCCGAGGGCATCACCGTCGGCGAGCTCGTCGCCCGCGGGCGGCACCCCCATCACGGGCTGCTGCGCCAGTGGACCCGCGAGGACGACGAGGTCGTGGCCGAGGCGCTCGAGCTCACGGCCACCACGCCCCTGGTCAGCCGCGAGGTGACCGAGCTCTCCGGCGGCCAGCGCCAGCGGGTGTGGATCGCGATGGTCCTGGCCCAGCGCACCGACCTGCTGCTGCTCGACGAGCCGACGAGCTTCCTCGACATCGCCCACCAGGTGGAGGTGCTCGACCTCGTGCGCGACCTGTCCGTCGACCGCGGCACCACCGTGGTGATGGTCCTGCACGACCTGGCGATGGCCGCCCGCTACGCAGACCACCTGGTGGCCATGCGCGGCGGGCAGGTGGTCGCCGAGGGCGACCCCCGCAGCGTCGTCACCGCCGAGACCGTCTGCGACGTCTTCGGCATCACCTGTCGCGTGCTGTGGCAGGAGGCCACGGGGGACCTGTCCGTCATCCCGCTCGGCCGGCACCGGCCGGTCGGGCACGTCCTGGGCACCGCGGGCACCCCGCGCCTCGCCCCCGAGATGGTCCGCGGGGCGGCCGCCGGGCTGGAGGTCCTGCGATGA
- a CDS encoding iron-siderophore ABC transporter substrate-binding protein: protein MPRSLASRPLLAVSAAAAALTLGACSTGPTGSGAAADAGAATSSGAAASSGDTGSFPTTVEHAFGETTIESDPQRIVTVGWTDHEIVAALGEVPVGAVRINWGGNEAGSTDWFDEAVTELGHDPADITRYDDSDGIPVDEIAAMEPDLILGSNSGLSQEDYDRLARIAPTVAYPETAWATPWRESVEVVGQAIGRPEQAEQAIADTEAAMEAAREAHPELEGTTFAWGWFSPTDTSTIGLYNTIDLRPQFLTELGMVNAPLVEEMSGSENFSANLSAEQADTLDADVFIFYTDGGFTADMLLEDPLLSQIPAMASGAYVESGTPQDVVGMSSPTPLSIPVALDRFIPLVAEAAATAAEAGAR from the coding sequence ATGCCGCGCTCGCTCGCCTCCCGTCCCCTGCTCGCCGTCTCCGCCGCCGCGGCCGCCCTGACGCTGGGCGCCTGCAGCACCGGCCCGACCGGCTCGGGCGCGGCAGCGGATGCCGGCGCGGCCACGAGCTCGGGCGCGGCCGCCTCCTCCGGCGACACCGGCAGCTTCCCCACCACCGTGGAGCACGCCTTCGGGGAGACGACGATCGAGTCCGACCCGCAGCGCATCGTCACGGTCGGCTGGACCGACCACGAGATCGTCGCGGCACTCGGCGAGGTGCCGGTCGGTGCGGTGCGGATCAACTGGGGCGGCAACGAGGCGGGCTCGACCGATTGGTTCGACGAGGCGGTCACCGAGCTCGGCCACGACCCCGCGGACATCACGCGCTACGACGACTCCGACGGGATCCCGGTCGACGAGATCGCCGCGATGGAGCCCGACCTCATCCTCGGCAGCAACTCCGGCCTGAGCCAGGAGGACTACGACAGGCTCGCCCGGATCGCACCGACGGTCGCCTACCCCGAGACGGCCTGGGCGACCCCGTGGCGCGAGTCGGTCGAGGTCGTGGGTCAGGCGATCGGCCGGCCGGAGCAGGCCGAGCAGGCGATCGCCGACACCGAGGCGGCCATGGAGGCGGCCCGGGAGGCCCACCCGGAGCTGGAGGGCACGACGTTCGCCTGGGGCTGGTTCAGCCCCACCGACACCTCCACCATCGGCCTCTACAACACCATCGACCTGCGCCCGCAGTTCCTCACCGAGCTCGGCATGGTCAACGCCCCGCTGGTGGAGGAGATGAGCGGCAGCGAGAACTTCTCGGCCAACCTCTCCGCCGAGCAGGCCGACACCCTCGACGCCGACGTCTTCATCTTCTACACGGACGGCGGGTTCACCGCCGACATGCTGCTCGAGGACCCGTTGCTCTCGCAGATCCCGGCGATGGCCTCCGGCGCCTACGTGGAGTCCGGCACCCCGCAGGACGTCGTGGGCATGAGCTCGCCGACGCCCCTGTCGATCCCGGTGGCCCTCGACCGTTTCATCCCCCTGGTCGCCGAGGCCGCCGCCACCGCGGCGGAGGCCGGCGCCCGCTGA
- a CDS encoding ThiF family adenylyltransferase, with the protein MPRTPLVEPGPPLTSAQVSRYSRHLLVPGMGMEAQRRLLNARVAVVGAGGLGSPIVSYLAAAGTGHLTIIDDDVIDATNLQRQVVHRHDDVGRRKADSAAEHVRGLNPDVSVEVRATRLTPGNARELLDGHDLVLDGADNFPTRYAVSDACAALGIPVVWAAVLRFDAQISTFVPGAGEGVTLRDLFPVPPRPEDVPSCSEAGVLGALVGQVGSIMAGEAVKLLCGFGEPLVGRVLLVDALSQRVREIPLRPAGAIVQPPAHEPVRELVPLVEVSAREVAEELDRPGPPVLLDVREPAEHALGIVPGAMTVPVGEVLTWDELIGQVPEGPVVVYCKTGPRARRAAAHLVRIGHPDVRVMTGGMLAWVEHVDPSLPSY; encoded by the coding sequence GTGCCCCGCACCCCGCTCGTCGAGCCCGGCCCCCCGCTCACCTCCGCGCAGGTCTCCCGCTACTCGCGGCACCTGCTGGTGCCGGGCATGGGGATGGAGGCCCAGCGCCGGCTGCTCAACGCCCGGGTGGCGGTCGTGGGGGCCGGCGGGCTCGGCAGCCCGATCGTGTCCTACCTCGCCGCCGCGGGGACGGGGCACCTGACGATCATCGACGACGACGTCATCGACGCGACCAACCTGCAGCGGCAGGTGGTGCACCGGCACGACGACGTCGGTCGCCGCAAGGCCGACTCGGCCGCCGAGCACGTCCGTGGCCTCAACCCCGACGTCTCGGTGGAGGTGCGGGCCACGCGTCTCACCCCCGGGAACGCCCGGGAGCTGCTGGACGGCCACGACCTCGTCCTGGACGGGGCCGACAACTTCCCCACCCGGTATGCCGTCTCCGACGCCTGCGCCGCGCTGGGCATCCCGGTGGTGTGGGCGGCGGTGCTGCGCTTCGACGCCCAGATCTCGACGTTCGTGCCGGGTGCGGGGGAGGGGGTGACCCTGCGCGACCTCTTCCCCGTCCCGCCGCGGCCCGAGGACGTCCCCTCCTGCTCCGAGGCCGGGGTGCTGGGGGCCCTGGTCGGCCAGGTCGGCTCGATCATGGCCGGCGAGGCGGTCAAGCTCCTCTGCGGTTTCGGTGAGCCGCTCGTGGGTCGGGTCCTGCTGGTCGACGCCCTGTCCCAGCGGGTGCGGGAGATCCCGCTCCGGCCGGCGGGGGCGATCGTGCAGCCGCCCGCGCACGAGCCGGTGCGCGAGCTCGTGCCCCTGGTGGAGGTGTCGGCCCGGGAGGTGGCCGAGGAGCTGGACCGGCCCGGACCCCCGGTCCTGCTGGACGTCCGGGAGCCCGCGGAGCACGCCCTCGGGATCGTGCCGGGAGCGATGACGGTGCCGGTGGGCGAGGTGCTCACCTGGGACGAGCTGATCGGGCAGGTGCCCGAGGGGCCGGTGGTCGTCTACTGCAAGACGGGGCCGCGCGCCCGCCGCGCTGCGGCCCACCTGGTCCGGATCGGCCACCCGGACGTCCGGGTCATGACCGGCGGGATGCTCGCCTGGGTGGAGCACGTCGACCCCTCGCTCCCGAGCTACTGA